A single region of the Branchiostoma lanceolatum isolate klBraLanc5 chromosome 1, klBraLanc5.hap2, whole genome shotgun sequence genome encodes:
- the LOC136434494 gene encoding microtubule-associated protein futsch-like isoform X1 — translation MAFTSCFSSMFLDCWYLKGDGRIMDLSRQGLSRIELPPGAAPVALILDKNNISRIDNLQTQDQIQQLSIAGNRLVRMVGVSQVPYLRVLNLPNNSIVTIEGVKQLQQLEWLNLSGNSIKDLSPLSSCMGLSHLDLSDNSISIIADLSRLTGLKTLLLHGNILTTLRSVPSNLPPYINILSLAENEISDLNEVSYLLCLRHLEQLSIMNNPCVLISAILPQFEYRPFIINWCLTLQILDGQPISRKESLKAEWLYSQGRGRHFQPGQQAELAEYLSTVCPPNAHSQFLFDDSKLQKVLSKQQLHQHQLQHPQIRPQQPARPANQSSPRGQGAQPANQSPPRGQGRPRISPQSPERSGAGYSLYSPPRSRSPTAKTRSPPRRELSPGQPRTAWESYSSMMSSRGGAQLYRQNGAINGDIRVQDIETAPNLNSSQLTSDSYYIPVTPDHRPLTAPPEDDLSFADIMEIHRAKYQRSVSAVDSPIRRSPRSPTKSYASNYAMYHGKSPLRDYENEVDVTSQEHYGIPEARHHGRVPANYLVAEGRSPRSSPRTKEMYERYDSRPEGQRRETSPHLSPPSRVLRYDTPDSRPAGLRSSPERYKKGRDERLSQHISPTARQSRYDAYDAQAVGTPKNIPVATNAPAKDKPFSIQDPSSGRSAFRSPKPQLLQNADTSAISAYANYDARPVGHPSTVKTTMDGPPATKVQSPVPVKHRPKVKSPGKSPISPKNVSKKRMFPYDRKPSTDSDSENVKPGESLPARELSHVKDIVSGKRIKKAVTQPEEGRRGIADVSPMLGKRSELPKWAQLEGELKSSSSFEISYDQIKKITDQEVKQTKAATQIQSWWRGMYTRQNSPRVGKVRSEIRARRAEDHVRRLGAELDKCKQQYEQERQVRQLQMEAIKYLWMQVQSLQQWREEQLKKEEDVKRTLRKSIEKENLDQQEKTGSSSSESSQMESGGVGEGKAESAKGKGRLGEVGPGEKFTASPLQTDKERQLENRCADLQRQVLRLQEALLALSDHVFKEQDKDEGGQDETDVPSAPGEDRSKGAAMELANQSTFIPTNGDQPATASPANRIGSMVMASPPPPPGFPTPPRALRIQKSGETGIIIAWQPSRVPGSLETVTEYRIFVDSTLSGTVDGNKTRALIEGLDPQETYRISVRAVSRAGESLDSNPVVAQIAIATSMIDSSSSDSESELSRTVEEVKENLTVDHKVPLKDEGKKDTIAKAENHKDSGAAKTSSDKPQQETNIPDIAKIGDETNSKEQPESPPPSAPVQPAKHEEKAANSKTPEKMAEAADEQTRGAPEYHPVRQESIDIEIVEETKPSQQVDVVQKLLQAIKAEDGYDSNRSTPTSVEELDPITLDLVQIEDSLDSSISELQKSLPTSPKQKSAPDLAAAGFFQTNIARHSASPDPSQLDSDLVQLSDSLSSSIEAVKETLKKEDKTSPDGSLQGDSSDFQRSSNHSDKDSEQQQSTQESQPPPLHSILQSSLRKSASSKEQLGKPTSDSSFQDSGIASPSLLESPVQQNIETARKISEDSSQQVSEKTLPEGKDEKSTVKPQDEQPMEIVSDDSTTAARPSEPLILTTKPQQAVDLLESLSVSKSEPTLQPEKLQAATNEGTSESAQNQIQQPGLPRLSVGVSPSSSLQTASKSSNEASALGPGKEAATVSTRRPVKLQTSPRDRSQSEGEQAGASGSGATASGTLSRERTLSVGSEKDDTPSLQSPTAIPRPVLFKTSPRKDKSSPLSTSVEDLTLAAHRARSRSSFSPTKSPIRSRSISPNKPIRGSRIPVRSKSEKELSKTS, via the exons ATGGCATTCACAAGCTGTTTCTCTTCCATGTTCCTTGATTGTTGGTACTTAAAAG GGGATGGCAGAATCATGGATCTGAGCAGACAGGGCCTGTCCAGGATCGAGCTGCCTCCTGGTGCGGCGCCCGTCGCACTCATACTGGACAAGAACAACATCAGCAGGATAGACAACctacagacacaggaccagATACAGCAG CTGTCTATTGCAGGAAACAGACTGGTGCGGATGGTTGGGGTTTCCCAGGTGCCCTACCTCAGAGTTCTTAACCTGCCCAACAACAGTATCGTAACCATCGAGGGAGTGAAACAGCTACAGCAGCTGGAGTGGCTGAACCTGTCAGGAAACAGTATCAAG GACCTGAGCCCCCTGTCCTCCTGTATGGGTCTGTCCCACCTGGACCTGTCAGACAACAGCATCTCCATTATAGCAGACCTCTCTAGACTCACTGGACTCAAG ACATTACTATTACATGGAAACATCCTGACAACGTTGCGTTCCGTACCCTCCAACCTCCCTCCCTACATCAACATTCTCTCTCTGGCTGAAAACGAGATCAGCGACCTTAATGAG GTGTCGTACCTGCTGTGCCTGCGTCACCTGGAACAGCTGTCTATCATGAACAACCCCTGTGTGCTGATATCGGCCATCCTGCC TCAGTTTGAGTATCGCCCCTTCATCATCAACTGGTGCCTGACACTACAGATTCTGGACGGACAGCCCATCTCACGCAAGGAGAG TTTAAAGGCCGAGTGGCTGTACAGTCAGGGGAGGGGCAGACACTTCCAGCCAGGCCAGCAGGCAGAGCTAGCTGAGTACCTGTCCACAGTGTGTCCTCCTAACGCTCACTCACAG TTTCTGTTTGATGACAGCAAGCTGCAGAAGGTTTTGTCCAAACAGCAGCTGCACCAACACCAGCTGCAGCACCCGCAGATCCGTCCGCAGCAGCCTGCAcggccagccaatcagagctcaccCAGGGGTCAGGGGGCACAGCCAGCCAACCAGAGTCCACCCAGGGGTCAGGGGAGACCTAGGATATCACCACAGTCACCTG AGAGGTCTGGTGCTGGGTATAGTCTCTACTCCCCTCCCAGATCAAGGTCTCCTACTGCTAAAACAAG ATCTCCGCCGAGGCGAGAGTTGAGCCCAGGTCAGCCGAGGACAGCGTGGGAGAGTTACAGCAGCATGATGTCCAGTCGAGGGGGGGCGCAGCTCTACAGGCAAAATGGGGCCATCAACGGAGACATCAGGGTTCAGGACATCGAAACTG CTCCTAACCTGAACAGCAGCCAGCTGACATCTGACTCCTACTACATTCCTGTGACCCCTGACCATCGACCTTTGACTGCTCCACCAGAGGATGACCTGTCCTTTGCAGACATCATGGAAATCCACCGGGCAAAATACCAGCGCTCCGTGTCCGCCGTGGACTCCCCCATTAGACGGAGCCCGAGAAGTCCGACAAAAAGTTACGCCAGCAATTATGCAATGTACCATGGGAAGAGTCCGCTTAGGGATTATGAGAACGAAGTTGATGTCACTTCACAGGAGCATTATGGGATACCAGAAGCAAGGCATCATGGGAGGGTCCCTGCTAATTACCTTGTGGCAGAGGGAAGATCTCCAAGGTCGTCCCCAAGGACAAAAGAGATGTATGAAAGGTACGATTCGAGGCCGGAAGGACAGAGAAGGGAGACATCTCCTCACCTCTCTCCTCCTTCAAGAGTCCTCAGGTATGACACACCTGACTCCAGGCCTGCAGGTCTAAGGAGCTCACCTGAAAGATACAAGAAAGGTAGAGATGAGAGGCTGTCCCAGCATATTTCACCCACAGCGAGACAGTCACGGTACGATGCGTACGATGCTCAGGCTGTGGGCACACCAAAAAATATTCCAGTAGCCACCAACGCTCCAGCAAAAGACAAACCTTTTTCTATTCAAGATCCAAGCTCAGGAAGGAGTGCCTTCAGATCACCAAAACCACAGTTGCTCCAAAATGCTGATACCTCAGCCATCTCAGCGTATGCCAACTATGATGCCAGACCTGTTGGACACCCATCCACAGTGAAAACAACAATGGACGGTCCCCCTGCCACAAAAGTTCAATCCCCTGTGCCTGTGAAACACAGACCAAAAGTAAAGAGTCCCGGCAAGAGTCCGATCAGTCCAAAAAACGTCAGCAAGAAAAGGATGTTTCCTTACGACCGCAAGCCAAGCACTGACAGCGACTCTGAGAACGTAAAACCTGGAGAATCTCTCCCAGCAAGGGAACTGTCTCATGTCAAGGATATCGTCTCAGGAAAGAGGATTAAGAAGGCAGTAACACAGCCGGAGGAAGGAAGAAGAGGCATAGCAGATGTCAGCCCAATGCTTGGGAAGAGAAGCGAGCTTCCAAAGTGGGCTCAGCTAGAAGGGGAGCTGAAAAGTTCGTCCAGTTTTGAGATCAGCTACGACCAAATAAAGAAGATTACTGATCAGGAGGTCAAACAGACGAAAGCTGCCACTCAAATCCAG TCCTGGTGGAGGGGGATGTACACCAGACAGAACAGCCCGCGGGTGGGGAAGGTTCGGAGCGAGATCCGGGCGAGAAGGGCAGAGGATCACGTCAGGAGGCTGGGGGCTGAGCTGGACAA GTGTAAACAGCAGTACGAACAGGAGAGGCAGGTGCGCCAGCTTCAGATGGAGGCCATCAAATACCTCTGGATGCAG GTTCAAAGCCTTCAACAGTGGCGAGAAGAGCAACTAAAGAAGGAGGAAGATGTCAAGCGAACACTGAGAAAATCCATCGAGAAAGAAAACTTGGATCAGCAAGAAAAAACAGGCAGTAGCTCCTCGGAATCTTCCCAGATGGAATCTGGAGGTGTTGGGGAAGGGAAAGCTGAGTCAGCGAAAGGGAAAGGAAGGTTGGGAGAAGTTGGACCTGGTGAGAAGTTCACAGCCAGCCCGCTGCAGACTGACAAAGAGAGGCAGCTGGAGAACAGGTGTGCTGATTTACAGAGACAG GTTCTAAGACTACAAGAGGCTCTGCTAGCTCTGTCTGACCATGTCTTTAAAGAGCAAGACAAAGATGAAGGTGGCCAAGATGAGACAGATGTTCCCTCGGCACCAGGTGAAGACAGAAGTAAAGGAGCAGCCATGGAACTTGCCAATCAGAGCACTTTCATCCCGACCAATGGGGACCAACCTGCAACAGCATCACCAGCCAATCGG ATTGGAAGCATGGTGATGGCatccccaccccctccccctggctTCCCCACCCCTCCTCGTGCCTTACGGATCCAGAAGAGTGGAGAAACAGGCATCATCATTGCCTGGCAACCGTCGCGAGTCCCCGGCAGTCTGGAGACGGTCACGGAGTACAGGATATTTGTGGACTCCACACTGAGTGGCACG GTTGATGGGAACAAGACTCGTGCTCTAATTGAAGGGTTGGACCCACAGGAAACTTACAG AATCTCTGTCCGGGCGGTTTCGAGGGCCGGAGAGTCCCTGGACTCTAACCCTGTGGTGGCTCAGATCGCCATAGCAACCTCCATGATTGACAGCAGCAGCTCCGACTCGGAGTCCGAGCTCAGCAGGACCGTGGAGGAAGTTAAGGAGAATCTGACAGTTGATCACAAAGTGCCTTTAAAGgacgaaggaaagaaagacaCAATTGCAAAAGCAGAGAATCACAAAGACTCAGGTGCTGCGAAAACTTCTTCAGATAAGccacaacaagaaacaaacattcCAGACATTGCAAAAATTGGAGACGAAACAAACAGCAAAGAACAGCCTGAGTCACCACCTCCCTCTGCTCCAGTCCAGCCAgcaaaacatgaagaaaaggcAGCAAACAGCAAAACTCCAGAGAAGATGGCTGAAGCTGCAGATGAGCAGACACGGGGAGCTCCTGAGTACCACCCTGTGAGGCAGGAAAGTATTGATATAGAGATTGTTGAAGAGACAAAACCTTCACAACAAGTCGATGTGGTACAGAAACTTCTGCAGGCGATCAAGGCAGAAGACGGGTACGACAGCAACCGAAGCACTCCAACATCTGTCGAGGAGTTGGATCCAATCACACTAGACTTGGTGCAGATTGAGGACTCGCTGGATTCTTCAATATCAGAGCTGCAGAAGAGTTTGCCTACTTCACCCAAACAGAAGTCAGCCCCTGATTTGGCGGCAGCAGGTTTCTTTCAGACAAACATAGCCCGACATTCGGCATCACCTGATCCCTCACAGCTGGACTCTGATTTAGTACAGCTGAGTGATTCACTAAGCAGCTCGATTGAAGCAGTCAAAGAAACACTGAAAAAAGAGGATAAGACTTCTCCTGATGGAAGTTTGCAAGGAGACTCATCAGACTTTCAAAGAAGCAGTAACCATAGTGACAAAGACAGTGAACAACAACAGTCCACTCAAGAAAGTCAGCCACCCCCACTTCACAGCATCTTGCAGTCATCTCTGAGAAAATCAGCATCTTCAAAGGAGCAGCTTGGAAAGCCTACCTCAGACAGTTCCTTCCAGGACTCAGGCATTGCAAGCCCTTCTCTGCTAGAGAGCCCTGTGCAGCAAAAcattgaaacagcaaggaaaatcTCAGAGGACAGTTCCCAGCAGGTGTCAGAAAAAACATTGCCAGAAGGGAAAGATGAAAAATCAACAGTAAAACCACAAGATGAACAGCCAATGGAGATTGTATCAGATGATTCAACGACAGCAGCTCGTCCAAGTGAACCATTAATTCTAACAACAAAACCTCAACAAGCAGTTGATTTGCTGGAGTCTTTGAGTGTGAGCAAGTCTGAGCCCACCTTACAACCAGAGAAGTTGCAGGCAGCTACAAATGAAGGCACTTCAGAGAGTGCACAAAACCAGATACAACAACCAGGATTACCCAGACTGAGCGTTGGGGTATCACCAAGTTCCTCCCTCCAGACTGCCAGCAAGTCTTCCAACGAAGCTTCAGCTTTAGGTCCTGGGAAGGAAGCTGCCACAGTGTCTACAAGACGTCCTGTGAAACTTCAGACATCTCCAAGAGACAGATCTCAGTCAGAAGGAGAACAAGCAGGTGCTTCTGGCTCTGGAGCTACTGCTAGTGGGACATTGTCAAGGGAAAGGACTTTATCTGTGGGATCTGAGAAGGATGACACACCATCACTTCAGTCCCCCACTGCCATTCCCCGACCAGTCCTATTCAAAACATCGCCAAGGAAAGACAAGTCAAGCCCCTTGTCAACATCAGTG GAGGATTTGACCTTGGCAGCCCACAGAGCACGTTCAAGGTCATCCTTCTCTCCAACCAAAAGCCCCATCCGGTCAAGGTCCATTTCTCCAAACAAGCCAATCAGAGGCAGCCGCATCCCCGTCCGCAGCAAATCAGAGAAGGAGCTGAGCAAAACCTCTTaa